In the genome of Bradyrhizobium ottawaense, the window GAGGAACAGATCGACATCGCTCGCAGTGTCGGTGCGGCGCGGATCGATCACGATCATGCGCGCGCCACGCTCCCCACGGTTCTTCAGCATGCGCTGGAACAGCACCGGATGGCACCAGGCCGCGTTCGAGCCGACGAAGACCAGCAGATCGGCCTGATCGAGATCCTCATAGCAGCCGGGGACTGTGTCGGCGCCAAAGGCGCGGCGATGGCCGGCGACCGAGGACGACATGCAGAGCCGCGAGTTGGTATCGACATTCGCCGTGCCGACAAAGCCCTTCATCAGCTTGTTGGCGACGTAATAATCCTCGGTGAGGAGCTGGCCGGAGAGATAGAACGCGACCGCATCGGCGCCATCTCGCGCCACGATGTGCTGCATGCGATGGGCGACATGATCGAGCGCATCGCTCCAGGCGACGCGCTCGAGCACGCCCTTGCAGCGGATCATCGGATAGAGCAGACGGCTTTCGAGGCCAACGGTCTCGCCGAGCGCTGAGCCTTTCGAGCACAGCCGGCCGAAATTGGCGGGATGGTCAGGATCGCCAGCGATCGCCGCCCCGCCCATGCCGTCCGGCGTCGCCAGCACGCCGCAGCCGACGCCGCAATAGGGACAGGTCGTCTTGGTGGCACGAAGCGTGGGATCGATCGCCGTCATATCAAGCTGCCCTGTCACGCCGGCTCTATCAAGCCGCCTTGGAAGAACGCGCGAGCGCGCGACCAAACATCATGTCGGTCCGGATCGCCGCCACCTTGTCGCGATTGCGGATCAGCTCGAGATACCAGAGCGCATCGACGGTATCGCCGATCAGCACCGCGCCGGTGAGCCGGCCGTCGGCGATCACGAGCTTCTTGTAGGTGCCGCGCCTGCGGTCGGTCAGCACCAGGCTCTCGCTGCCCTCCCCGCCCATGAAATCGCCGGCGGAGAACACGCTGACGCCGGAGACCTTCAAATTGGTCGAGACCACGCTGCCCTGGTAGGCGGCGGGCCGGCCGGCCAGATGCCGTGCCAGCACCCTCGCCTGCTCATAGGCGGGCTCGACCAGGCCATAGCAGGTGCCGCGATGCTCGGCGCATTCGCCGAGCGCGAAGATGTCGGGCGATGCCGTCTGCATCAAATCGTTGACGACGATGCCGCGGTTGACCGCGATGCCGGCGTCTTTGGCAAGCGCCACGTTCGGCTTGATGCCGGCGGCGAAGATCACCGCGTCGGCCTCGATGCGGCTGCCATCGGCAAGCTCGACGGCCTCGACATGACCATCGCCATGGATGCGGGCGGTCGAGGCATTGAGCAGGATGCGGATGCCCT includes:
- a CDS encoding NAD(P)/FAD-dependent oxidoreductase, with protein sequence MSEPLVIVGNGMAAARLVDELAKTSLGRYAVAVIGEEPRLAYNRVLLSSVLAGETGSHEIELRPADWWRHRGVTVRYGYRVTEIDTGRRELKIEGEESMEYSKLVLATGSTPLRLNLPGADLAGVHTFRDTRDVDLLLTLAAAKKRVVVVGGGLLGLEAAYGLAKAGAPVTLLHLMDRLMERQLDGPAADLLKMLVERKGIRILLNASTARIHGDGHVEAVELADGSRIEADAVIFAAGIKPNVALAKDAGIAVNRGIVVNDLMQTASPDIFALGECAEHRGTCYGLVEPAYEQARVLARHLAGRPAAYQGSVVSTNLKVSGVSVFSAGDFMGGEGSESLVLTDRRRGTYKKLVIADGRLTGAVLIGDTVDALWYLELIRNRDKVAAIRTDMMFGRALARSSKAA